A DNA window from Stenotrophomonas sp. 57 contains the following coding sequences:
- the acnD gene encoding Fe/S-dependent 2-methylisocitrate dehydratase AcnD yields MNTDYRKNLPGSTLDYFDARAAADAIQPGAYATLPYTSRVLAENLVRRCDPATLSDSLAQLIERRRDLDFPWFPARVVCHDILGQTALVDLAGLRDAIADKGGDPAKVNPVVPVQLIVDHSLAVECGGFDPQAFEKNRAIEDRRNEDRFHFIDWTKLAFENVDVIPPGNGIMHQINLEKMSPVIYVQDGVAFPDTCVGTDSHTPHVDALGVIAIGVGGLEAENVMLGRASWMRLPDTVGVELSGRPQPGITATDVVLALTEFLRKERVVGAWLEFFGEGAAALTIGDRATISNMCPEYGATAAMFYIDAQTIDYLRLTGREESQVALVENYARTTGLWADDLATAQYERVLRFDLSSVVRNMAGPSNPHKRVATAELAERGIADEAKLEAGRAEQAQGLMPDGAVIIAAITSCTNTSNPRNVIAAALLARNANARGLQRKPWVKSSLAPGSKAVQLYLEESGLLPDLEQLGFGIVAFACTTCNGMSGALDPKIQQEIIDRDLYATAVLSGNRNFDGRIHPYAKQAFLASPPLVIAYAIAGTVRFDIEKDVLGLDADGNAVRLKDIWPSDAEIDAVVKASVKPEQFRKVYNPMFNVRVEHGTAVSPLYDWRPQSTYIRRPPYWEGALAGERTLAGMRALAVLPDNITTDHLSPSNAILASSAAGEYLAKMGLPEEDFNSYATHRGDHLTAQRATFANPKLFNEMVRNDDGSVKQGSLARVEPEGKVMRMWEAIETYMERKQPLIIIAGADYGQGSSRDWAAKGVRLAGVEAIVAEGFERIHRTNLIGMGVLPLEFKPGTTRLTLGIDGTETFDVVGERTPRADLTLVIHRRDGQDLIVPVTCRLDSDEEVAIYEAGGVLQRFAQDFLEGAKVA; encoded by the coding sequence ATGAATACCGATTACCGCAAGAACCTCCCCGGCAGCACGCTGGACTATTTCGATGCGCGCGCCGCCGCCGACGCGATCCAGCCCGGCGCCTACGCCACGCTGCCGTACACCTCGCGCGTGCTGGCCGAGAACCTGGTGCGCCGCTGCGACCCGGCCACGCTCAGTGACTCGCTGGCGCAGCTGATCGAGCGCCGCCGCGACCTGGATTTCCCGTGGTTTCCCGCACGCGTGGTCTGCCATGACATCCTCGGCCAGACCGCGCTGGTGGATCTTGCCGGCCTGCGTGATGCGATCGCCGACAAGGGCGGCGACCCGGCCAAGGTCAATCCGGTGGTGCCGGTGCAGCTGATCGTCGACCACTCGCTGGCGGTGGAATGCGGTGGTTTCGACCCGCAGGCATTCGAGAAGAACCGCGCCATCGAAGACCGACGCAACGAAGACCGCTTCCACTTCATCGACTGGACCAAGCTGGCGTTCGAGAACGTGGACGTGATTCCGCCGGGCAACGGCATCATGCACCAGATCAACCTGGAGAAGATGTCGCCGGTGATCTACGTGCAGGACGGCGTGGCCTTCCCGGATACCTGCGTGGGCACCGACAGCCACACCCCGCACGTGGATGCGCTGGGCGTGATCGCCATTGGTGTTGGCGGTCTGGAAGCAGAGAACGTGATGCTGGGCCGCGCCTCGTGGATGCGCCTGCCCGACACCGTCGGCGTCGAACTGAGCGGCCGCCCGCAGCCGGGCATCACCGCCACCGACGTGGTGCTGGCCCTGACCGAGTTCCTGCGCAAGGAGCGCGTGGTCGGCGCCTGGCTTGAATTCTTCGGCGAGGGTGCGGCGGCACTGACCATCGGTGACCGCGCCACCATCTCCAACATGTGCCCCGAATACGGCGCCACCGCCGCGATGTTCTACATCGATGCGCAGACCATCGATTACCTGCGCCTGACCGGCCGCGAGGAATCGCAGGTGGCGCTGGTGGAGAACTACGCACGCACCACCGGCCTGTGGGCCGATGACCTGGCCACCGCGCAGTACGAGCGCGTGCTGCGCTTCGACCTGTCCAGCGTGGTGCGCAACATGGCCGGCCCGTCCAACCCGCACAAGCGCGTGGCCACCGCCGAGCTGGCCGAGCGCGGCATCGCCGACGAAGCCAAGCTGGAAGCGGGCAGGGCCGAGCAGGCGCAGGGCCTGATGCCTGATGGCGCGGTGATCATCGCCGCCATCACCAGCTGCACCAACACCTCCAACCCGCGCAACGTGATTGCCGCCGCACTGCTGGCACGCAACGCCAATGCGCGCGGCCTGCAGCGCAAGCCGTGGGTGAAGTCGTCGCTGGCGCCGGGTTCGAAGGCCGTGCAGCTGTACCTGGAAGAATCCGGCCTGCTGCCTGACCTGGAGCAGCTCGGCTTCGGCATCGTGGCGTTCGCCTGCACCACGTGCAACGGCATGAGCGGCGCGCTGGACCCGAAGATCCAGCAAGAAATCATCGACCGTGACCTGTACGCCACGGCGGTGCTGTCGGGCAACCGCAACTTCGACGGCCGCATCCACCCCTACGCCAAGCAGGCCTTCCTGGCCTCGCCGCCGCTGGTGATCGCCTACGCCATCGCCGGCACCGTGCGCTTCGACATCGAGAAGGATGTGCTGGGCCTGGACGCTGACGGCAACGCGGTGCGCCTGAAGGACATCTGGCCGAGCGACGCCGAGATCGACGCGGTGGTGAAGGCTTCGGTGAAGCCGGAGCAGTTCCGCAAGGTCTACAACCCGATGTTCAATGTGCGCGTGGAGCACGGCACGGCGGTCAGCCCGTTGTACGACTGGCGCCCGCAGAGCACCTACATCCGCCGTCCGCCGTACTGGGAGGGCGCACTGGCCGGTGAGCGCACGCTGGCCGGCATGCGCGCGCTGGCGGTACTGCCGGACAACATCACCACTGACCACCTGTCGCCGTCCAACGCGATCCTGGCCTCCAGCGCCGCCGGCGAGTACCTGGCGAAGATGGGCCTGCCGGAAGAGGACTTCAATTCCTACGCCACGCATCGCGGTGACCACCTGACTGCGCAGCGCGCCACCTTCGCCAATCCGAAACTGTTCAACGAGATGGTGCGCAACGACGACGGCAGCGTGAAGCAGGGTTCGCTGGCGCGCGTGGAGCCGGAAGGCAAGGTCATGCGCATGTGGGAAGCGATCGAGACCTACATGGAGCGGAAGCAGCCGCTCATCATCATTGCCGGTGCCGACTACGGCCAGGGCAGCTCGCGCGACTGGGCCGCCAAGGGCGTGCGCCTGGCCGGCGTGGAAGCGATCGTGGCCGAGGGCTTCGAACGCATCCACCGTACCAACCTGATCGGCATGGGCGTGCTGCCGCTGGAGTTCAAGCCGGGCACCACCCGCCTGACCCTGGGCATCGATGGCACCGAGACCTTCGACGTGGTGGGCGAGCGTACCCCGCGCGCCGACCTGACCCTGGTCATCCACCGCCGCGACGGCCAGGACCTGATCGTGCCGGTCACCTGCCGCCTGGACAGCGACGAGGAAGTGGCCATCTACGAGGCCGGCGGCGTGCTGCAGCGCTTCGCACAGGACTTCCTGGAAGGCGCCAAGGTAGCGTGA
- the prpF gene encoding 2-methylaconitate cis-trans isomerase PrpF: MAFLPQLRIPATYMRGGTSKGVFFRLQDLPEAAQVPGAARDALLMRVIGSPDPYGKQTDGMGGATSSTSKCVIISTASVQDHDVDYLYGQVSIDTAFVDWSGNCGNLSTAVGPFAIANGLIDPARVPRDGLCTVRIWQANIGKTIIAHVPMRDGEVQEIGDFELDGVTFPAAEIQLEFIDPSDDGDAGAMFPTGNLVDTLEVPGVGSFEVTMITAGIPTIFLNAADLGYTGTELQPAINEDKAALERFEKIRAYGALRMGLIRNLEDAATRQHTPKVAFVAPAQDYVSSSGKAIPASAIDLHARALSMGKLHHAMMGTAAVAIGTAAAIPGTLVNRAAGGGEREAVTFGHPSGTLRVGAQAALVDGQWTVTKAIMSRSARVLMDGKVRVPAE; this comes from the coding sequence ATGGCATTTCTCCCCCAACTCCGCATTCCCGCCACCTACATGCGCGGTGGCACCAGCAAGGGCGTGTTCTTCCGCCTGCAGGACCTGCCCGAAGCCGCGCAGGTGCCGGGCGCCGCACGCGATGCGCTGCTGATGCGCGTGATCGGTTCGCCCGATCCGTATGGCAAGCAGACCGACGGCATGGGCGGCGCCACCTCCAGCACCAGCAAGTGCGTGATCATCTCCACCGCCTCGGTGCAGGACCACGACGTGGACTATCTGTACGGCCAGGTCTCGATCGACACCGCTTTCGTCGACTGGAGCGGCAACTGCGGCAACCTCAGCACTGCGGTAGGCCCGTTCGCGATTGCCAATGGCCTGATCGATCCCGCCCGCGTGCCGCGCGATGGCCTGTGCACCGTGCGCATCTGGCAGGCCAACATCGGCAAGACCATCATCGCCCACGTGCCGATGCGCGATGGCGAAGTGCAGGAAATCGGCGATTTCGAACTGGATGGCGTGACCTTCCCGGCTGCCGAGATCCAGCTCGAATTCATCGATCCGTCCGATGACGGCGATGCGGGCGCGATGTTCCCGACCGGCAATCTCGTCGATACCCTGGAGGTGCCCGGCGTGGGCAGCTTCGAGGTGACCATGATCACGGCCGGCATCCCGACCATCTTCCTCAACGCCGCCGACCTGGGCTACACCGGCACCGAGCTGCAGCCGGCGATCAACGAAGACAAGGCAGCGCTGGAGCGCTTCGAGAAGATCCGCGCCTACGGCGCCTTGCGCATGGGTCTGATCAGGAACCTGGAAGACGCGGCGACCCGCCAGCACACGCCGAAGGTCGCCTTCGTGGCGCCGGCGCAGGACTACGTGTCGTCCAGCGGCAAGGCCATCCCGGCCTCGGCCATCGACCTACACGCGCGTGCCCTGTCGATGGGCAAGCTGCACCACGCGATGATGGGCACTGCCGCCGTGGCGATCGGTACCGCGGCGGCGATTCCGGGCACCCTGGTCAATCGCGCGGCCGGTGGTGGTGAACGCGAAGCGGTGACCTTCGGCCATCCCTCCGGCACGCTGCGCGTGGGTGCGCAGGCCGCGCTCGTTGACGGCCAGTGGACGGTGACCAAGGCCATCATGAGTCGCAGCGCCCGTGTGCTGATGGACGGCAAGGTGCGGGTGCCGGCCGAATAG